From Paenibacillus sp. PvR098:
TGGTCGGGGGATGATAACCGAAATCGAGCAGTCTTTTGGCTACATCCAAGGTATGCACGCCGAATTTTTTCAGCGCTCTACCGGACATGACAAATTCGTGCTTGCAAAGGCGCTCATACGGAACCTCATAATAAGGTGCCAGCCTGCGCATCATGTAGTTGGCATTCAGCACAGCGCATTCGGATACTGTGCGAAGCCCTTCCGGACCGTAGCTGCGGATGTAGGTGTAGGCACGGACGAGAATCCCGAAATTGCCATAGAAGGCTTTGACTCGCCCGATGGAATCCGGTTTGTCATAATCAAAGTAATAGGTTCCGTCATCCCTCCGTTCCACGGTCGGTTTGGGCAGGAACGGGATCAGCTTTTGCTTCACGCCCACCGGGCCTGCGCCCGGGCCTCCTCCGCCGTGTGGGGTGCTCATCGTTTTATGAAGATTTAAATGAACGACATCGAAGCCCATGTCCCCGGGGCGCGTAATGCCCATAATCGCGTTGGAATTGGCCCCGTCGTAATACAACAGGCCTCCGGCTTCGTGTACGATTTTCGCAATAATCACAATTTGCTCCTCAAACAATCCAAGGGTATTGGGATTGGTCAGCATTAACGCGGCTGTATCTGAACCCACAGCAGCACGCAGCGCCTCCAAATCGACGAGACCCTTGGAATCGGATTTGATCGTGATGGTCTCAAGCCCCGCCACGGTCGCGCTTGCGGGGTTGGTGCCGTGGGAGGAATCCGGGACAATGACCTTCGTCCGATGTTCGCCGCGGCTCTCATGATAGGCCCGTATCATCATCAGCCCGGTCCACTCACCGTGTGCGCCCGCTGCGGGCTGCAGGGAAACCATATCCATGCCGGTGATGGCGCTCAAGTCATGCTGCAGCGTATACAGCAGCTCTAATGCGCCTTGGATGGAGGATTCAGGCTGGTACGGGTGAACTTTGGCAAAGCCCGGCAAACGGGCGACATCCTCATTCAGCTTTGGATTATATTTCATCGTACAAGAGCCGAGGGGATAAAATCCGTTATCGATCCCGAAGTTACGGCGCGATAACGCGGTATAATGACGAATGACGTCCACTTCATAGACCTCAGGAAGCTGAGCGGGCGTTGTTCGCAGCAGATGAGAAGGGATGAGTTCATCGATATTCGTTTGCGGCACATCGCATTCAGGTAAGGAGTACCCGATCCGGCCCGGCTTGCTCATCTCAAAAATCAGCGCCTGATCGTGCTTCACATCGGCCGTGTCCGCCGTGAACCGTTCACCGGGATTTCCGCTGCTCATAGGGATGCCTCCATTCGGCGGATGAATTGCTCGATTTCTTCTTGAGTTCTGCGCTCGGTAACGGCTAGGAGCAGGTGATTCCTTAATTCAGGATAATCGACACCCAGATCATAGCCTCCGATAAAACCAAAGGATAGCAGTGTTTCGTTAAGTCGATGGATGTCCGTATGCTCGGGCAGCTTGAGCACGAATTCATTGAAAAAAGGACTACTGAAAGCAAGGGAAACTCCGCCGATCCGTTGGAGGATTTTGGCTGTGTAGTGGGCTTTCTGCACATTCGCGCCCGCCACTTCCTGCATGCCGGTTTTACCCAAGACGGATAAATAGACGGAAGCGCAAAGGGCGAGGAGTGCCTGATTGGAGCATATATTGGAGGTCGCCTTCTCGCGGCGAATATGCTGCTCCCGTGCCTGGAGCGTGAGCACGAAGCCGCGTTTGCCGCCACGGTCCACCGTTTGGCCTACGATTCGGCCAGGCATCCGGCGGATCCACGGAG
This genomic window contains:
- the gcvPB gene encoding aminomethyl-transferring glycine dehydrogenase subunit GcvPB; the protein is MSSGNPGERFTADTADVKHDQALIFEMSKPGRIGYSLPECDVPQTNIDELIPSHLLRTTPAQLPEVYEVDVIRHYTALSRRNFGIDNGFYPLGSCTMKYNPKLNEDVARLPGFAKVHPYQPESSIQGALELLYTLQHDLSAITGMDMVSLQPAAGAHGEWTGLMMIRAYHESRGEHRTKVIVPDSSHGTNPASATVAGLETITIKSDSKGLVDLEALRAAVGSDTAALMLTNPNTLGLFEEQIVIIAKIVHEAGGLLYYDGANSNAIMGITRPGDMGFDVVHLNLHKTMSTPHGGGGPGAGPVGVKQKLIPFLPKPTVERRDDGTYYFDYDKPDSIGRVKAFYGNFGILVRAYTYIRSYGPEGLRTVSECAVLNANYMMRRLAPYYEVPYERLCKHEFVMSGRALKKFGVHTLDVAKRLLDFGYHPPTIYFPLNVEECIMIEPTETESKETLDAFIDTMIQITHEAEHHPELVLNAPHTTVVKRLNETQAARKPVLNCTCS